From Bacillus basilensis, a single genomic window includes:
- a CDS encoding iron ABC transporter permease: MMPSILRKQRLIILALLIITITTIVIGMGLGSASLSYDRLLPTLMGQGTFKEEFVLYSLRLPRIIITLLAGMALALSGAILQGITRNDLAEPGILGINSGAGVAVAIFFLYFPIDVGSFLYLLPVVGFIGAFLTAVLIYVFSYSKSTGLQPVRLTLTGIGFAFALSGTMIVLISSADRMKVDFISKWIAGNIWGDDWIFIFAMLPWLIVLIPFVFYKANRLNILALNEPVAIGVGIEIEKERRYLLVAAVALAAAAVSVTGGISFIGLMAPHIAKSLVGPRHQIFMPIALLIGGWLLLLADTIGRNIVEPNGIPAGIVVALIGAPYFMYLLLKKA, translated from the coding sequence ATGATGCCATCTATTTTAAGAAAACAACGTCTTATCATACTCGCTTTACTTATAATAACCATTACAACCATTGTAATTGGAATGGGACTCGGTTCAGCCTCTTTATCTTATGATCGGCTACTCCCAACACTAATGGGACAAGGAACCTTTAAAGAAGAGTTTGTTTTATACTCTTTAAGGCTACCTAGAATTATCATTACATTATTAGCTGGTATGGCTCTCGCTTTATCAGGGGCTATTCTGCAAGGAATTACCCGAAATGATTTAGCTGAACCTGGTATTCTCGGAATTAACTCTGGGGCCGGTGTTGCTGTCGCTATTTTCTTTTTATACTTTCCAATAGATGTAGGTTCATTTCTTTACTTACTACCTGTCGTTGGATTTATCGGGGCATTTCTGACAGCTGTTCTAATTTACGTATTTTCATATAGCAAATCAACAGGACTTCAGCCGGTACGATTAACATTAACCGGTATCGGTTTTGCATTTGCACTATCTGGAACGATGATTGTCCTTATTTCATCCGCAGATCGTATGAAAGTAGACTTTATTTCAAAATGGATTGCCGGAAATATTTGGGGAGATGACTGGATCTTCATTTTCGCAATGCTCCCATGGCTAATCGTATTAATTCCGTTTGTTTTCTATAAAGCAAATCGATTAAACATTCTAGCATTAAACGAACCAGTCGCAATTGGCGTTGGAATTGAAATTGAAAAAGAACGCAGATACTTATTAGTTGCAGCCGTTGCGCTTGCAGCTGCTGCTGTTTCCGTAACAGGAGGAATTAGCTTTATCGGGCTGATGGCTCCTCACATCGCAAAATCTTTAGTAGGTCCAAGGCATCAAATCTTCATGCCTATTGCCCTTTTAATCGGCGGGTGGCTATTACTATTAGCAGACACAATCGGACGAAATATCGTTGAACCTAACGGTATCCCGGCAGGTATTGTTGTTGCTTTAATTGGTGCTCCTTACTTTATGTATTTGTTGCTTAAAAAGGCGTAA
- a CDS encoding iron ABC transporter permease, which yields MNRKDVKRMTKDHDNPRSIAFTYKLILSIIAFFLIFMVAMVVGAADTSIKDVWLALTSSAKGDKISIIREIRLPREVAAIFVGSGLAVSGAIMQGLTRNPLADPGLLGLSGGANAALALTLAFNPSISYLYLTLACFIGAAVGAIMVFGIGMVKKGGLSPLRIVLAGAAVSAFLLAISEGVGIYFKISQDVSLWTAGGVIGTTWSQLKVIIPVISISIFIAILLAKKLTVLSFSEEVAIGLGQKIIFIKTILFIIIILLAGASVALVGNMAFIGLMVPHMVRPIVGPDYRFVIPMSAIAGASFMLLADTIGRTINAPYETPVAAIVAIVGLPFFLFIVRKGGKTFS from the coding sequence ATGAACAGAAAAGATGTGAAACGAATGACAAAAGATCATGATAATCCACGTTCTATTGCTTTTACATACAAACTAATTTTGAGCATAATTGCATTCTTTCTTATTTTTATGGTTGCAATGGTGGTAGGTGCTGCTGATACTTCTATAAAAGACGTATGGTTAGCACTCACTTCCTCCGCTAAAGGAGACAAAATATCTATCATTCGCGAGATACGTTTGCCACGTGAAGTTGCTGCTATTTTTGTAGGATCTGGACTTGCTGTTTCTGGAGCAATTATGCAAGGATTGACACGAAATCCACTTGCAGATCCTGGATTACTAGGGCTATCTGGTGGAGCCAATGCTGCGCTTGCACTTACACTTGCTTTCAATCCTTCCATTAGCTACCTTTACTTAACATTAGCTTGCTTTATCGGGGCTGCTGTTGGCGCAATTATGGTATTTGGAATTGGTATGGTGAAAAAAGGTGGGCTCTCCCCTCTTCGAATTGTATTAGCTGGTGCTGCCGTTTCAGCATTTCTACTCGCAATTTCAGAAGGTGTCGGCATTTACTTCAAAATTTCACAAGATGTATCACTTTGGACTGCTGGAGGCGTTATTGGAACAACTTGGAGCCAATTAAAAGTTATTATTCCAGTTATTTCAATCAGTATCTTTATCGCTATCTTACTAGCAAAAAAATTAACAGTCCTTAGTTTCAGTGAAGAAGTAGCTATTGGACTCGGTCAAAAAATTATCTTCATTAAAACCATTTTATTTATCATTATCATCTTACTTGCTGGTGCTTCTGTAGCGCTTGTCGGAAATATGGCATTTATCGGTTTAATGGTGCCTCATATGGTGCGCCCTATTGTCGGTCCAGATTACCGATTTGTTATACCGATGTCAGCAATTGCTGGCGCTTCCTTTATGCTACTGGCAGATACAATCGGACGTACGATTAACGCTCCGTACGAAACACCAGTTGCCGCTATTGTCGCAATTGTAGGGTTACCATTCTTCCTATTCATTGTTCGTAAAGGAGGAAAAACGTTCTCATGA
- a CDS encoding iron-hydroxamate ABC transporter substrate-binding protein has protein sequence MKKLFISLTVLFVLVMSACSNGSTDKKNDAKGSKSETITYQSENGKVEVPANPKRVVVLSSFAGNVMSLGINLVGVDSWSKQNPRFDSKLKDVAEVSDENVEKIAELNPDLIIGLSNIKNVDKLKKIAPTVTYTYGKVDYLTQHLEIGKLLNKEKEAKTWVDDFKKRAQEAGKEIKAKIGEDATVSVVENFNKQLYVYGENWGRGTEILYQEMKLKMPEKVKEKALKEGYYALSTEVLPEFAGDYLIVSKNKETDNSFQETESYKNIPAVKNNRVYEANMMEFYFNDPLTLDFQLDFFKKSFLGK, from the coding sequence ATGAAAAAGTTATTTATTTCACTAACAGTTCTTTTCGTTCTTGTTATGAGCGCTTGTAGCAATGGCTCTACTGACAAAAAGAACGATGCAAAAGGTAGTAAATCAGAAACAATTACATACCAATCTGAAAATGGTAAAGTAGAAGTTCCTGCAAATCCAAAACGCGTTGTTGTTTTATCATCATTCGCTGGTAACGTAATGTCATTAGGTATAAATCTTGTTGGGGTAGATTCATGGTCTAAACAAAACCCACGTTTTGATAGCAAACTTAAAGATGTTGCTGAAGTATCAGATGAAAATGTTGAAAAAATCGCTGAACTAAATCCAGATTTAATCATTGGTTTATCAAATATTAAAAATGTTGATAAGTTAAAGAAAATCGCTCCTACTGTAACATACACTTACGGAAAAGTTGATTACTTAACACAGCATTTAGAAATCGGTAAATTATTAAACAAAGAAAAAGAAGCAAAAACTTGGGTTGATGACTTCAAGAAACGTGCACAAGAAGCTGGTAAAGAAATTAAAGCAAAAATCGGTGAAGATGCAACAGTTTCTGTTGTAGAAAACTTCAACAAACAGCTTTATGTTTACGGCGAGAACTGGGGCCGTGGAACAGAAATTCTGTACCAAGAAATGAAATTAAAAATGCCTGAAAAAGTAAAAGAAAAAGCATTAAAAGAAGGTTATTACGCATTATCTACTGAGGTATTACCTGAGTTTGCTGGTGATTACTTAATCGTAAGTAAAAACAAAGAGACTGATAACTCATTCCAAGAGACAGAATCATATAAAAACATCCCAGCAGTAAAAAATAATCGCGTATACGAAGCAAACATGATGGAATTCTATTTCAATGATCCACTTACATTAGATTTCCAACTAGACTTCTTTAAGAAGAGCTTTCTTGGTAAATAA
- a CDS encoding NAD(P)/FAD-dependent oxidoreductase, with protein MNREELFDVTVIGGGPAGLYSAFYSGLREMKTKIIEFQPQLGGKIHVYPEKMIWDVGGLLPVTGDKLIEQLVQQGLTFKPEVVLDTKIESIIRNEDGTFTLKTSTGEEHFSKTVIVATGSGILKPQKLSIEGAERFEVSNLNYTVKSLKRFKDKTVIISGGGNSAVDWANELEPIAKKVYVTYRKEELSGHEAQVKQLLNSSADCFFNTSITKLIAGDNHEAIEYVELTNHETGEVSHLPIDEVIINHGYERDITLLENSELDVAIIDNYYIAGNANSESSVDGLYAAGDILKHEGKLHLIAGAFQDAGNAVNKAKQFIQPDASEYGMVSSHNEVFKKRNRELIKQMMK; from the coding sequence ATGAATCGAGAAGAATTGTTTGATGTAACTGTGATAGGCGGAGGACCTGCAGGGCTTTATTCAGCTTTTTATAGTGGACTCAGAGAGATGAAAACGAAAATAATAGAATTTCAACCACAGCTAGGTGGAAAAATACATGTTTATCCAGAGAAAATGATTTGGGATGTAGGTGGACTATTACCAGTTACAGGTGATAAATTAATTGAACAACTTGTACAACAAGGGCTAACATTTAAGCCGGAAGTGGTATTAGATACAAAAATAGAATCGATTATTCGCAATGAAGATGGTACTTTTACATTAAAAACAAGCACTGGAGAAGAACATTTTTCAAAAACAGTTATTGTTGCAACTGGAAGTGGTATATTGAAACCGCAAAAGTTATCAATTGAAGGTGCTGAGCGATTTGAAGTATCAAATTTAAATTATACAGTGAAATCTTTAAAGCGTTTTAAAGATAAGACAGTCATTATTTCTGGTGGAGGTAATTCTGCCGTTGATTGGGCAAATGAATTAGAACCAATCGCAAAAAAGGTGTATGTAACATATAGAAAAGAAGAGTTATCTGGTCATGAAGCACAAGTGAAGCAGCTGCTGAACAGCTCAGCGGATTGTTTCTTTAATACCTCTATTACAAAATTAATTGCTGGTGATAACCATGAAGCGATTGAATATGTAGAACTAACGAACCATGAAACAGGTGAAGTGTCTCATTTACCTATTGATGAAGTTATTATTAACCATGGATATGAGCGTGACATTACATTATTAGAAAACAGTGAGTTAGACGTTGCGATTATAGATAATTATTATATTGCTGGTAATGCAAACAGTGAGTCTTCAGTAGATGGATTATATGCTGCTGGGGATATCTTAAAGCATGAAGGAAAATTACATTTAATTGCGGGAGCATTCCAAGATGCTGGAAATGCTGTAAATAAAGCGAAACAATTCATTCAACCAGATGCAAGTGAATACGGAATGGTTTCTTCGCATAATGAAGTATTTAAGAAGAGAAATCGTGAATTGATTAAGCAGATGATGAAATAA
- a CDS encoding helix-turn-helix domain-containing protein, which translates to MNALYITVEEAAEYLNLPKSYIEELIQQKKIRALFDGDQYLLNKEQFNTHLEQMEKYKQLVEEILNEPIPEDMDVKDED; encoded by the coding sequence ATGAACGCGTTGTATATAACAGTAGAAGAAGCTGCGGAGTATTTGAATTTACCAAAGTCGTATATTGAAGAGCTAATTCAGCAAAAGAAAATTCGTGCACTATTTGATGGAGATCAATATTTATTAAATAAAGAACAATTCAATACACATTTAGAACAAATGGAGAAATATAAGCAATTAGTGGAAGAAATATTGAACGAACCAATTCCAGAAGATATGGATGTTAAAGACGAAGATTAA
- a CDS encoding S-adenosylmethionine decarboxylase related protein — protein sequence MEQFPNSLSITLLGSAGGAAKAVLAILNQAIVNEKDPIYEAIKNVTFHLVDIKQKDRTYYDELFPNLKNQLFLYEIDLQDVVTFKQHLKESSTSVVIDVSGADTIRVLNCCNELGICYINSALENEAVDQDDSLIGFQLTERYTRFEKEKGKFTNTKAIIGSGMNPGVVQWMVVELMKERPNEKPRACYIVEHDTSFLNDTALIKPHTLYASWAVERFLDEAIWSYPMYMSHHRPLYFYEDVYASEYKVKLGEKEFYGCLMPHEEVLILGKNFNMEVGFLYRINEYTTNVIRQNLDKVEDLWNWNRKVFNPAEEEIAGEDLVGVLLVYENSETYMYNVMNSSQVFRKYKTNATYFQVGCGIYAGLCSLLFDNFKQGAYYIEELLLNTESKYGEYLNLYMKDFIVGSNDFTDGLLHDRIRWI from the coding sequence GTGGAGCAGTTTCCAAATTCGTTATCGATTACATTACTTGGTAGTGCTGGTGGAGCAGCAAAAGCAGTTTTAGCAATTTTAAATCAAGCGATAGTAAATGAAAAAGACCCGATTTATGAGGCGATAAAGAATGTTACATTTCATTTAGTTGATATAAAACAAAAAGATAGGACTTATTATGATGAGTTGTTTCCAAATTTAAAAAATCAATTGTTTTTATATGAAATAGACCTACAAGATGTCGTGACATTTAAACAGCATTTAAAAGAAAGTAGTACGAGTGTTGTTATTGATGTTTCAGGAGCAGATACGATTAGAGTATTAAACTGTTGTAATGAACTTGGAATTTGTTATATTAATTCAGCTTTGGAAAATGAGGCAGTAGATCAGGACGATAGTTTAATCGGCTTTCAGCTTACGGAAAGATATACGAGGTTTGAGAAGGAGAAAGGGAAGTTTACAAATACAAAAGCAATTATAGGCTCAGGTATGAATCCAGGTGTTGTTCAGTGGATGGTTGTTGAACTTATGAAGGAACGCCCAAATGAAAAGCCAAGAGCATGCTATATAGTAGAACATGATACGTCATTTTTGAATGATACAGCACTAATAAAGCCTCATACACTTTATGCTTCATGGGCAGTAGAGCGATTTCTAGATGAAGCGATATGGAGTTATCCGATGTATATGAGTCATCATCGTCCCCTTTATTTTTATGAAGATGTATATGCTTCAGAGTATAAAGTAAAGTTAGGAGAGAAAGAGTTTTATGGTTGCTTAATGCCACATGAGGAAGTTTTAATTTTAGGGAAAAACTTCAATATGGAAGTTGGGTTTCTTTACCGAATTAATGAGTATACAACAAATGTAATTAGGCAGAATTTAGATAAGGTAGAAGATTTATGGAACTGGAATCGTAAAGTATTTAATCCAGCAGAAGAAGAGATTGCTGGCGAGGATCTAGTTGGTGTATTACTCGTTTATGAAAATAGCGAGACATATATGTATAACGTAATGAATAGTAGCCAAGTTTTTCGTAAATATAAAACGAATGCAACTTACTTCCAAGTAGGGTGCGGAATTTATGCTGGCTTGTGTAGTTTACTGTTCGATAACTTTAAACAAGGTGCCTATTATATAGAGGAATTATTATTAAATACAGAAAGTAAGTATGGAGAATATTTAAATTTATATATGAAGGACTTTATAGTGGGGAGTAATGATTTTACGGATGGGCTGCTACATGATCGGATAAGATGGATATAA
- a CDS encoding cyclase family protein translates to MKVIDLSQTFENNMSQFPGTPKINLEAITSVEETGYQVTDFHSVVHVGTHCDAPAHFISGATTIDQLPLDQFVGEAVLIDVTHIQERKLHKEVLHDVDIQEGDIVIFHSNLSTKWNTEAYEKEAFYLSEELAEELVQLKVKSVGLDFISPDEVTTETSPIHHILLGNNIYLIENLTNLNAINTERFFFSAAPLKIKDSDGAFARAFAVIF, encoded by the coding sequence GTGAAAGTAATTGACCTATCACAAACATTTGAAAACAATATGTCTCAATTCCCTGGAACACCAAAAATCAATCTAGAAGCCATTACAAGCGTTGAAGAGACAGGCTATCAAGTTACAGATTTTCATTCTGTCGTTCATGTTGGTACGCATTGTGATGCTCCTGCGCATTTCATTTCAGGCGCAACGACCATCGATCAATTACCCCTTGATCAATTTGTAGGCGAAGCCGTTCTTATCGATGTAACTCATATTCAAGAGAGAAAGTTACATAAGGAAGTACTGCATGATGTTGATATACAAGAAGGCGATATTGTTATTTTCCATTCCAATCTATCTACTAAATGGAATACAGAGGCGTATGAGAAAGAAGCTTTTTATCTTTCTGAAGAATTAGCTGAAGAACTAGTTCAATTAAAAGTAAAATCTGTCGGTTTAGATTTCATTTCTCCTGATGAGGTAACGACAGAAACATCACCGATTCATCATATACTACTTGGGAATAATATTTATTTAATTGAAAACTTAACAAACTTAAATGCCATTAACACGGAACGTTTCTTTTTCTCTGCTGCACCTTTAAAAATTAAAGATAGTGACGGTGCTTTTGCAAGAGCATTCGCTGTTATTTTTTAA
- a CDS encoding PRK06851 family protein — MTGNVLNYYAGGNTARGFHNLYEENLKGLNRLFILKGGPGTGKSSLIKAIGREWVEKGYDIEFLHCSSDNKSVDGVIIPKLKVGIVDGTSPHVIEPKMPGVVEEYINLGVAWDSDKLRKQKVEIERFVSEASKAFQTAYACFNEALVIHDEWEKIYINNIDFNKANKLTDQLIQKLFTDKGGKQSLVKHRFLGAATPKGAVDFVPNLTERLPHRYFIKGRPGSGKSTMLKKLAKAAEEKGFEVEVYHCGFDPNSLDMVIVRELGFAIFDSTAPHEYFPSREGDEIIDMYALIVTPGTDEKYAAEIRDVSIQYKAKMNEAMSFLAKAKSVRDKLERIYIAAMDFSKVDAYKEEIQKEFERIAVSVTEKNK, encoded by the coding sequence GTGACAGGAAATGTATTGAATTATTATGCTGGTGGAAATACAGCTAGAGGATTTCATAATTTATACGAAGAGAATTTAAAAGGGCTAAACAGGTTATTTATTTTAAAGGGTGGCCCTGGAACGGGGAAATCTTCTTTAATTAAGGCAATAGGTCGTGAATGGGTTGAAAAAGGGTATGATATTGAATTTTTACACTGTTCTTCTGATAACAAATCGGTTGACGGTGTAATTATCCCGAAGTTAAAAGTAGGAATTGTTGATGGAACATCACCGCATGTGATTGAGCCGAAAATGCCAGGAGTCGTCGAGGAATATATCAATTTAGGGGTTGCTTGGGACTCAGATAAATTAAGAAAGCAAAAGGTGGAAATTGAACGATTTGTTTCAGAAGCAAGCAAAGCTTTTCAAACAGCGTACGCTTGTTTTAACGAGGCATTAGTTATACATGATGAGTGGGAGAAAATATATATTAATAATATTGATTTTAATAAAGCAAATAAACTAACAGATCAGCTGATTCAAAAATTGTTTACAGATAAAGGCGGGAAACAATCTCTTGTGAAACATCGCTTTTTAGGAGCAGCTACACCGAAAGGAGCAGTTGATTTTGTTCCTAATTTAACAGAAAGATTACCACATCGTTATTTTATAAAAGGGCGCCCAGGCTCTGGGAAATCAACAATGCTCAAAAAATTAGCTAAAGCGGCAGAAGAAAAAGGATTTGAAGTTGAAGTATATCATTGTGGATTTGATCCAAATAGTCTTGATATGGTTATCGTAAGAGAATTAGGGTTTGCAATTTTTGATAGCACCGCACCACATGAATATTTTCCAAGCCGCGAAGGTGATGAGATTATAGATATGTATGCCCTGATTGTGACGCCAGGGACAGATGAGAAGTATGCGGCAGAAATTCGAGACGTGTCGATTCAATATAAAGCAAAAATGAATGAGGCAATGTCTTTCTTAGCGAAAGCAAAATCGGTTCGTGATAAATTAGAACGAATTTATATTGCTGCTATGGATTTTTCAAAAGTAGACGCATATAAAGAGGAGATTCAAAAAGAGTTTGAACGAATTGCGGTTAGTGTAACAGAAAAGAACAAATAA
- a CDS encoding nucleotidyltransferase domain-containing protein, with amino-acid sequence MREKIRAELERIEKENDVKILFAVESGSRAWGFPSKDSDYDVRFVYIHPVEWYLSIQDKRDVIEYPISDDLDISGWDIKKALQLFAKSNPALLEWIRSPIFYSKNSNFPEQLQQMSEKNFDPKATIYHYLHMASKNYREFLQGENVKLKKYFYVLRPILACKWLEEKTTLPPVEFDRLITELSLERSVLDEIEKLLIKKKAGTELDIGLKIEVLNRFLEEQIHYYQQYVKGIEKGSGIDIESLNTLFRDMLFAE; translated from the coding sequence ATGAGAGAGAAAATTAGGGCAGAGTTAGAAAGAATTGAAAAAGAGAATGATGTAAAAATTTTATTTGCGGTGGAATCCGGGAGCCGTGCTTGGGGATTTCCATCGAAAGATAGTGATTATGATGTTAGGTTCGTTTATATACACCCTGTAGAATGGTATTTATCAATTCAGGATAAACGTGATGTAATTGAATATCCGATTAGTGATGATTTAGATATAAGCGGATGGGATATTAAAAAGGCGTTACAACTATTCGCAAAGTCGAATCCAGCATTACTTGAATGGATTCGATCACCAATTTTTTACTCGAAAAACTCTAATTTTCCAGAACAGCTTCAGCAAATGAGTGAAAAGAATTTTGATCCAAAAGCAACGATATATCATTATTTACATATGGCTTCGAAAAATTATCGTGAATTTTTGCAAGGTGAGAATGTAAAGTTAAAAAAGTACTTTTATGTATTGCGTCCTATTTTAGCTTGTAAGTGGCTAGAGGAGAAAACAACTTTGCCTCCAGTAGAATTTGATCGATTGATTACAGAGTTATCATTAGAACGTAGCGTATTAGATGAAATTGAAAAGTTGTTAATAAAGAAAAAAGCAGGTACTGAATTAGATATTGGATTGAAAATTGAGGTGTTGAATCGATTTTTAGAAGAACAAATTCATTACTATCAGCAATATGTAAAAGGAATTGAAAAGGGATCAGGGATCGATATTGAGAGTTTAAATACATTGTTTCGAGATATGTTGTTTGCAGAATAA
- a CDS encoding aromatic acid/H+ symport family MFS transporter, producing MQPSAPPHPESTETIFSSSITKLVVFICWLAILADGYDLGIYGAVLPKLLEDTSWALSPAHAGTIASYALFGMFIGAILVGTITDLIGRKWTLICCLALFSITMGLAAIAPSPELFGLWRFIGGIGLGGVIPTASALTVEYSPKKRQSFIYALMFTGYPLGIVLGAILSMFMLEDFGWRIMFGIGMIPLLLIPFIVRYLPESIQFLLSRNRQEEVDQILNRFKIEFYAKDETHQAPSNIRKKNGFLTLFSKEYIKATLLFWITYIMGMFLIYGLNTWLPQMMRQAGYPLGSSLSFLLMLNITAAIGALFAGAIADRIGAKIVISISYLMAAICIGLLTIQPSVTIIYLLIGLAGIGSVGITQILNAYVTQYFPSHIRATSLGWGLGLGRVGAIAGPILVGIIMTIQYDLAWNFYLFSFAGLLAAISVFFIPSK from the coding sequence ATGCAACCTTCTGCTCCACCTCATCCAGAATCTACAGAAACTATCTTTTCAAGCTCTATCACAAAACTTGTTGTTTTTATTTGTTGGTTAGCCATTCTAGCTGATGGATATGATTTAGGTATTTACGGCGCCGTTCTGCCAAAGCTCCTGGAAGACACAAGCTGGGCACTTTCACCGGCACACGCTGGTACAATCGCCAGCTACGCTTTGTTTGGGATGTTTATTGGTGCTATTCTAGTGGGAACCATTACAGATCTAATTGGACGAAAATGGACACTTATATGCTGTTTAGCACTTTTTTCTATCACAATGGGCCTAGCTGCTATTGCTCCTTCTCCTGAATTATTTGGGCTATGGCGATTTATCGGCGGAATTGGATTAGGCGGTGTTATTCCAACAGCCTCAGCACTTACTGTTGAATATTCACCAAAAAAGCGACAATCTTTTATTTATGCTCTTATGTTTACTGGCTATCCTTTAGGTATCGTGTTAGGTGCTATTTTGTCTATGTTTATGTTAGAAGATTTCGGATGGAGGATTATGTTTGGCATCGGAATGATTCCACTACTCCTCATTCCATTCATTGTTCGTTATTTACCCGAATCCATTCAATTTTTATTATCACGTAATCGCCAAGAAGAAGTGGACCAAATTCTTAATCGCTTTAAAATTGAATTCTATGCAAAAGATGAAACTCATCAAGCCCCATCTAATATACGAAAGAAAAATGGATTTCTTACCTTATTCTCAAAAGAATACATAAAAGCAACGCTGCTTTTTTGGATTACTTATATAATGGGAATGTTTTTGATATATGGTTTAAATACTTGGTTACCGCAGATGATGCGCCAAGCAGGATACCCTCTTGGATCTAGTTTATCATTTCTACTTATGCTAAATATTACTGCCGCTATCGGTGCATTGTTTGCTGGAGCAATCGCGGATCGTATAGGAGCCAAAATTGTTATTAGCATCTCCTATCTTATGGCAGCTATCTGTATCGGACTATTAACAATTCAACCATCTGTTACAATCATTTATCTTTTAATTGGTCTTGCTGGCATTGGATCAGTCGGTATTACTCAAATATTAAATGCATATGTAACACAATACTTCCCATCCCATATCCGAGCTACTTCCTTAGGCTGGGGACTTGGACTTGGCCGAGTTGGTGCGATTGCTGGTCCTATCCTTGTCGGTATTATTATGACAATACAATATGACTTAGCATGGAATTTTTACTTATTCTCATTCGCAGGTCTTCTCGCAGCTATATCTGTTTTCTTTATTCCTTCAAAATAA